GGCCTTCCTTCATGAAGCGGGTCGCGGTGGCCAGCGCCTGCTCGGGGGAGCCCTGGTAGGAGCCGAACGGCAGGTCGGCGACGACCAGGGCGTGCTCGGCGGCGCCGGTGACGGCGCGGACCAGCGGCAGCAGTTCGTCCACGGTCACCGGTAGCGAGGACTCGTAGCCGTAGACGTTGTTGGCCGCCGAGTCGCCGACCAGCAGCACCGGGATTCCGGCCTGGTCGAAGATCCGCGCGGTGTACATGTCGTAGGAGGTGAGCATCGGCCAGTTCTCGCCGCGCTCCTTGAGCTGTTGCAGGTGGGGGATGCGAACGCGGCGCCGGGCGGGAGTGCTCCCGTACGGGGCGGCGGTTTCGCTCTGGGCGGGCTGCGAAGAGTGTGCAGCAGTCATCGTTGACCGTCCTTTTCCTCAAGGCCCGCGCTGCGGGTCCCTGGGCGTTATGCGACGTCCTTGCGCTCGCCAGGGTCGCACGCCCCGGCGCCGCCCAGGAGCCTTCGACGACGCACATCACAGCTCGGCTGGGTCCGCCGGGCGGATGCGCGCCCGGCGTTGCACCGATGCATCCCCGTTGCGCTCAGCGGAGCCAGGTGGTGGCAACCGAACGCAGCAGGCAGCGGCGTCCGTACGCACCTTCAGCCCAGTGCGTTGGGCCCTCCGGGTCAAGTCAAGATCATCTACTGGACCTGGTTCGGGCATTTTGCCTAGCCTGATCGCGTTGCAACGCACCAAAGAGGGAGCAGCATGACCGCGGCCAAAGAAGCTCCAGACATCTTGTCTCCGGAATTCGCCATCGATCCGAACCCGTCCTACCAAGTGCTGCGAGATGAATTCCCGCTGCTTTGGCACGAAGCGACCCAGAGCTACATCGTGTCCCGCTACGCGGACGTGAAGCGGGCGTTCCGCGAGCCGGTGTTCACCACTCAGAATTACGACTGGCAGCTCGAACCCGTGCACGGCCGCACCATCCTGCAGCTCGACGGCAGGGAGCACGCCGTCCGCCGCGCACTGGTCGCTCCGGCGTTCCGCGGCAGCGAGCTGCACGAGAAGTTCCTGCCGGTGATCAAGCGGAACTCCCGGGCGCTGATCGACCGGTTCCGCGGCACCGGCAGCGTGGACCTCGTCGCCGACTACGCGACCAAGTTCCCGATCAACGTGATCGCCGACATGCTGGGGCTGCGGGAGGAGGACCGCGGCCGGTTCCAGGGCTGGTACACGGCGATCATCGCCTTCCTCGGCAACCTGAGCCAGGACCCGGACGTCATCGAGGCGGGCATGCGGACCCGCACCGAGTTCGCCGAGTACATGATCCCGGTGATCCAGGACCGCCGCGAGAACCTCGGCGACGACCTGCTCTCCACCCTGTGCACGGCCGAGATCGACGGCACCAAGATGAGCGACGAGGACATCAAGGCGTTCTGCAGCCTGCTGCTCGCCGCGGGCGGGGAGACCACGGACAAGGCCATCGCCGCCCTGTTCCTGAACCTGCTGCAGCACCCGGACCAGTTCGCCGCGGTGCGCGCCGACCGCGATCTGATCCCGCAGGCCTTCGCCGAGACGCTGCGCTTCTCCCCGCCGGTGCACATGATCATGCGCCAGCCCGCGGAGGACGTCGAGCTCAGCGGTGGCGTGGTGCCCAGGGGCAGCACGGTGACCTGCCTGATCGGGGCGGCGAACCGGGACGACGGGCACTACTCGCACCCGGACCGGTTCGACGTGTTCCGGGAGGACCTGCCGGCGCGCACGGCGTTCACGGCCGCCGCCGACCACCTCTCGTTCGCGCTGGGCAGGCACTTCTGCGTCGGAGCCCTGCTGGCGAAGTCCGAGATCGAGGTCGGCATCAACGACCTGCTCGACGCGATGCCGGACGCCGAACTGGCCTCCGGTTTCGACCCCGTCGAACAGGGCGTGTTCACCCGAGGCCCGCAATCGGTCCCGGTCCGCTTCACCCCCAACTGACGGCGACCCGAACCGAACGGCGAGCGAAGCGAATCCGTGCAGTAGGGCGGGCGAAGCGCCGCTTGCTTTGCGGCCGAAGGCCGTGCCTCGCGGCGAAGCCGTGCAGTGGACGAGCGAAGCGAAGTCTGCCTTGCGGCGAAGCCGTGCCTGTATGTGCGAAGCACATAGCCCACGTCCACAAGCCGACCACCCGCGGGTTCTCAGTCGTCTTCTCGCGAGGACAGCTTTTTCCCTCGTGGCGGAGCCACTAGGGAAAAAGATCCCGCAGCGAGAAGACGACTGAGGTTCCGCTACCCGCCCCCTACGCAGAACGACCGGCTCAAGACCCCACGATGTAACTAGGACTGAACTGCACCGGTAGTGCGGCGAGCCCGCGCATCCACACCGAGGGAAGCCACACCAGCGCGTCCGGGTCGGCGGCCAGCGCCACGTCCGGCAGCCGGTCCAGCAGCACCTCGATGGCGATGCGGGAGATCACCGCACCGATCTCGG
This window of the Saccharopolyspora gloriosae genome carries:
- a CDS encoding cytochrome P450 gives rise to the protein MTAAKEAPDILSPEFAIDPNPSYQVLRDEFPLLWHEATQSYIVSRYADVKRAFREPVFTTQNYDWQLEPVHGRTILQLDGREHAVRRALVAPAFRGSELHEKFLPVIKRNSRALIDRFRGTGSVDLVADYATKFPINVIADMLGLREEDRGRFQGWYTAIIAFLGNLSQDPDVIEAGMRTRTEFAEYMIPVIQDRRENLGDDLLSTLCTAEIDGTKMSDEDIKAFCSLLLAAGGETTDKAIAALFLNLLQHPDQFAAVRADRDLIPQAFAETLRFSPPVHMIMRQPAEDVELSGGVVPRGSTVTCLIGAANRDDGHYSHPDRFDVFREDLPARTAFTAAADHLSFALGRHFCVGALLAKSEIEVGINDLLDAMPDAELASGFDPVEQGVFTRGPQSVPVRFTPN